GCCAGGCATGGACGGTAACGAGGTTCTCCACAGAATGAAGGCCCTCAAGCCGGACCTCGAAGTGATCATGCTCACCGGACACGGGACGATGCGGTCGGCGCTCATAGCCTTTCGCGATGAAGTGTTTGAATACCTGAGCAAGCCGTGCGACACCGATACTCTGGCCGATACCATCCGGAATGCCGCCGCCCACAAAACGGGTTCGATACATGGCGCCGAATGGTATTCAATTTGGTCGAAGGCTGAACCGGGCAGCGTAGAGGAAGATTAACCGGATACATCACATCCGGCGTGGGAGCCATTCACCGATGTTTGTTCCCGGCGCGCAGGCCGACGGGTCGCGGGGATTCCAGAATGGGGGATCGAGCATGGGACAGAGCAAGCCAATCACAGTCTTAATCGTCGATGATGAGGATCGCTTCCGAATCACCACAACAGCCTCTCTCAAGAAGCGCGGCTTCGAAGTTATCGCTGCATCAAGCGGAGACGAGGCGGTAGAGCACGTAAGACAGCACCGGGTCGACGTAGTGGTCATCGACATAAAGATGCCGGGAATGGATGGACACGAAACGCTTCGCAGGATAAAGAAGCTTACCCCCGAGGTCGAGGCTATTATACTTACTGGATACGGATCGCTTGACTCCGCACTCGAGGGATGGCGTGAGGGGGTGTTTGCGTTTCTGACCAAGCCTTCCAGCATTGACTTTCTTGCACAAAGAATCCGCGAAGCCTTTGATAAGAAGAACGGGACATCCATCCGGGAATGTCGGGTAAAAGATTTTATGGAGCCGCTATCAGCATTCATTCGAACCATCCATGAGGATCAATCCGTGGCCGAGGCAGTCGAGGCGATGCGCCGTTTCTTTGCAAGTACAATAAACGCGACGAAGCGCAGGGAAACCTTGCTCCGTTCCCTGCTGGTCACGGATAGACGCAACAAGATCGTCGGCGTTATCGGACTTTTCGATCTCCTGCGCGGATTGCAGCCTCCTTGCCTGCGGTTATCCGATGACCGCTCGAGCACTGCCGATTCGATATATCTTGAGCCTTCCGTCTGCCTGGGCAGTTTCGTCATGATGGTTCGCGAGATGGCGTCACGAAAAGTCCGCGACCTGATGCCGGAACGGACTCCGACTATCGCCGCGGACGCAGACCTCATAGAAGCTGCGAACAGGCTTTTGTCTCTCAGGGTTCAAAGTCTGTTGGTTATGGACAAAGGGGAGCCCGTTGGAGTGCTTCGCGACAGCGACCTTTTCTTTGCGATGGCGGACACCATGAGGAAGCGTCCCGCTGATGTCATGTCTCATTGAATCGCCGAGTTGGTCGCGAATAACACCGAAATGGCATACTGAGGAAAAAGACGGAGTCGGACATGATCGCTTGCATGTCTTGTTTCTCAGAAAAGGGGATCAGGCAAAATCGTTTCATGGTAGAAAGACCTGAATGGTCGCATAAGGAACGCGTATGGCTAAAGACATCGATTTCATTATGAACCCGAAGGCGATCGCAGTAGTCGGAGCGACAAATCGTCCGGGAAGCGTGGGGTTAGCCGTTTTCTCGAATATCCTTAACGCGGGATATCAGGGGGTGCTCTATCCCGTTCATCCTACGGCCAGATCCGTGTACGGGGTAAGAGCTTATCCGCGTCTCATGGATGTCCCCGATGAAATCGATTTGGCCGTCATTGTCGTGCCTGCAGAGGTTGTTCCCTCCGTTGTCGAAGACGCTGCGCAGAAAAAAGCGAAAGGACTCATTGTCATTAGCGCTGGTTTCAGAGAAATCAGGGGTCGCGGCGCCGAACTGGAGGCTCAGCTGAAGAGAACAATCAAGGAGCACGGGATGCGACTGATCGGCCCCAACTGCCTCGGCGTCATTAACACGAACGACGACGTCCGGATGAATGCCAGTTTTGTCCGCAAGATGCCGAAAGCAGGAAATATAGCTTTCATATCACAGTCAGGCGCACTCTGCGCGGCTGTGCTCGATTTTGCCGAGGGCGAGGAAATCGGATTCTCCAAGTTTGTCAGTTTTGGCAATAAGGCCGATGTGAATGAAACCGACCTCCTCCGCTATCTCAAGGACGACCCCCACACCGATGTGATTCTGATGTATTTGGAAGACATCACCAACGGCCGCGAATTCATCGAAACGGCCCAGGAAATCACATGGGGAGCGCACAAACCCATTCTTGCAATCAAGTCCGGACGCTCGCCGGAGGGTGTCCGCGCGGCCGCTTCCCATACGGGTTCGCTGGCCGGGTCCGATCTGGCCTACGATGCCATATTTCTTCAGTCCGGCATTCAGCGGGTTGAAGGAACCGAAGAGCTGTTCAACTGCGCCATCGCCTTCGCCAATCAACCGGTGCCGAAGGGAAATCGAATCGCCGTAGTCACCAATGCCGGCGGACCGGGCATTATGGCCACAGACGCGGCAATTCGTCATGGGCTGGCGCTCGCCTCGTTCACGGAAGAAACGCGAAAGAAACTCAAGAAGCATTTGCCGAAAACCGCAAGCATAGAGAATCCCGTGGACATAATCGGGGATGCCACACACGAGCGGTATGAAGATGCCATCCGGGATATCCTCAAGGACGAAGGAGTAGACGGGGCAATTGTAATCCTCACACCGCAGGCCATGTCCGACATTATGGAAACAGCGCGAATCGTGCCGCGAGTGGGGCAAGGGATTGACAAACCGCTTCTGTGCTCATTCATGGGGGTCGTCGATGTCTCGGAGGGAGTGAGATACCTGGAAAAGAATGGAATACCCAATTACGCCTTTCCCGAGGAAGCCGTGAGGGCAATGTCCTCGATGGAGCGTTTTGGAAATCGCCTCAGACTCGAGAAAAGGGGAGTCCGCCGCGTGGCTGCAGACTTTGAAGCGGCCTCAGAATTGATCAGAGATAAACTCGGCGAGAGGGATCAGTATCTGATGCCGGAGAATGAGGCAAATGAGATTCTTCAGTGCTACGGATTTCCGGTTCTCAAGAGTGTCCTCATCGAAGAGGAATCGGAGGTCGAAAGTGCAGCAAAGGAGATCGGCCTGCCGGTTGCCATGAAAATCTGTTCCCCCGATATCGTTCACAAGTTCGACGCGGGTGGAGTTCGCCTGAAAATCAAGACCGTGGATGAGGCGCTGCGGGCCTTCCGGGAAATAATTACAAATGCCAGGAAACATAATCCCTCGGCGACAATCAAAGGAATCCTCGTCGAAAGAATGGCGCCGGGAGGCGTAGAGGTTATCCTGGGCGCCAGTAGGGACCCCAAATTCGGACCCATTTGCATGTTTGGTCTGGGCGGCACTTTTGTTGAAACGATAAAGGATGTTACATTTCGCGTGGCCCCCATGTGGGAAATTACCGCAGAGAGGATGATAAGTTCAATCAAAGCTTACGGCGTTCTCAAGGGGATTCGCGGCAATCCGCCGTCGGACATCGATGCCATAAAGGATTGTATCCTCCGGCTGTCCCAGTTAGTTACCGATCACCCGGAAATCGTCGAACTGGATATCAATCCCCTGATCGTCTATCCC
The nucleotide sequence above comes from Candidatus Abyssobacteria bacterium SURF_5. Encoded proteins:
- a CDS encoding response regulator; this encodes MKKKGIIQVLIVDDEDRFRSTTKTNLEKRGFEVRAAATGAEAIEEIRRDEVDVVVLDVKMPGMDGNEVLHRMKALKPDLEVIMLTGHGTMRSALIAFRDEVFEYLSKPCDTDTLADTIRNAAAHKTGSIHGAEWYSIWSKAEPGSVEED
- a CDS encoding CoA-binding protein codes for the protein MAKDIDFIMNPKAIAVVGATNRPGSVGLAVFSNILNAGYQGVLYPVHPTARSVYGVRAYPRLMDVPDEIDLAVIVVPAEVVPSVVEDAAQKKAKGLIVISAGFREIRGRGAELEAQLKRTIKEHGMRLIGPNCLGVINTNDDVRMNASFVRKMPKAGNIAFISQSGALCAAVLDFAEGEEIGFSKFVSFGNKADVNETDLLRYLKDDPHTDVILMYLEDITNGREFIETAQEITWGAHKPILAIKSGRSPEGVRAAASHTGSLAGSDLAYDAIFLQSGIQRVEGTEELFNCAIAFANQPVPKGNRIAVVTNAGGPGIMATDAAIRHGLALASFTEETRKKLKKHLPKTASIENPVDIIGDATHERYEDAIRDILKDEGVDGAIVILTPQAMSDIMETARIVPRVGQGIDKPLLCSFMGVVDVSEGVRYLEKNGIPNYAFPEEAVRAMSSMERFGNRLRLEKRGVRRVAADFEAASELIRDKLGERDQYLMPENEANEILQCYGFPVLKSVLIEEESEVESAAKEIGLPVAMKICSPDIVHKFDAGGVRLKIKTVDEALRAFREIITNARKHNPSATIKGILVERMAPGGVEVILGASRDPKFGPICMFGLGGTFVETIKDVTFRVAPMWEITAERMISSIKAYGVLKGIRGNPPSDIDAIKDCILRLSQLVTDHPEIVELDINPLIVYPEGRGCVVADSRILLSRVQRIPANPSRELVARTMAAKA
- a CDS encoding response regulator yields the protein MFVPGAQADGSRGFQNGGSSMGQSKPITVLIVDDEDRFRITTTASLKKRGFEVIAASSGDEAVEHVRQHRVDVVVIDIKMPGMDGHETLRRIKKLTPEVEAIILTGYGSLDSALEGWREGVFAFLTKPSSIDFLAQRIREAFDKKNGTSIRECRVKDFMEPLSAFIRTIHEDQSVAEAVEAMRRFFASTINATKRRETLLRSLLVTDRRNKIVGVIGLFDLLRGLQPPCLRLSDDRSSTADSIYLEPSVCLGSFVMMVREMASRKVRDLMPERTPTIAADADLIEAANRLLSLRVQSLLVMDKGEPVGVLRDSDLFFAMADTMRKRPADVMSH